Proteins found in one Zea mays cultivar B73 chromosome 1, Zm-B73-REFERENCE-NAM-5.0, whole genome shotgun sequence genomic segment:
- the LOC103641404 gene encoding uncharacterized protein isoform X2 yields the protein MATELLPVVDLRALSQPDLDALAAASAHALAPRTCHEADPLPPLKIDRAVFNESAGSRKQTFSRRRLGAAASASSSSLSSARHTSSAQSSAGRKIDPESDLVAYHLRRLFVHDDSSLPPPPEPQTLALLQEPSSPPPLPPDPDRETTNAKGVSVDLLKLAGLVDPYDAELHRRTAGMASDTELQGFIDSLAGKWVSQRQRRKYVDASFFGDHLPRGWKLQLGLKRKGGSIWLRCFSYVSPKGSHFSTCKDVSAYLMALLGYPELKPATNKYESTGQPYSSANDGDDSALCFQDQIGSIMDKTNVHSISSLTFSSYSSDPNDVNERNLNKANVYQCQKCNLTFGDRTSYAQHHLAYHEMSVKRRRTGKFGEPVVGKDGKFECPICHKTFEEEPQYFGHVGSHARYEGLAPEAFLDKATSRRAANDSLAEIPFSLQELTESHGQNNKVSYGEKGFQHHNHSNKHGDNNLTAIDLFGTNYSDNFIRPNKTWGSPEEGPSCNDAPSVSRYTNFTGHADVIVSERASISNNQSVSNINGFIFSDQPGGNHVVRPTASVTANHYEDQIIDRGRAAPNADNNTVKARDVNLNSCASASTISFPIAYANNETSAALNEANRSSSTAKCFSGSFNNNDGACSASSSCGPTNKISSSFGTSSKTQAAGSRSIGASYEPYGEDCSALKANPFASKNNTSVYQYNLATQPVYAVAARADCFASGSEQTKNSDKELASSAKQRIDNVENRTSKEAGFVAEAYNSGAFNGGITEKGFAQISNSFTHIKSNASGSCSLPESKTPTNGSDSNCIKGSLVNRGDDSFTKVSIVNRPINNNESNVARLEAMGKLNDEMQNRYNYHAPGIDPHVAASASRNANGFMPMQANFGCMSSTVQSVVDVSVSSTSQDQCDLQLGFGAQKQQIFSNHGELRTATPGSPLPGSIARKDSVPTEPSHFGSMNGPKSFPTGTSQFGGFAKPTFVPAAPSQFGSMAQANYVHSAQSSQFTSWVQPNSIPPAESSQFGSKAQSSSVPPANTSQFRGMAGQNSVPPAQSFGSTVRPNYVTPESSQFGSMARPNSVPPQYVNMPSQNFVSSSEPTLVLGYAPQIGSGPPPQVQLGWDLSLPRMVTGGSMVTCLCIWCNSQFHHFGPVDGQQPSSFGFICPTCKDRMSGHHSVPNNGSWQP from the exons ATGGCGACGGAGCTGCTCCCCGTGGTGGACCTTCGGGCGCTCTCGCAGCCCGACCTGGACGCCCTCGCCGCCGCCTCCGCGCACGCCCTCGCGCCGCGGACCTGCCACGAGGCCGACCCGCTTCCGCCCCTCAAGATCGATCGCGCCGTCTTCAACGAGAGCGCCGGTTCCCGGAAGCAGACCTTCTCCCGCCGCCGCCTCGGCGCTGccgcctccgcctcctcctcctcgctCTCGTCCGCCCGTCACACATCGTCCGCGCAGTCGTCCGCCGGGCGGAAGATCGACCCCGAGAGCGACCTCGTCGCGTACCACCTCCGCCGCCTCTTCGTCCACGATGACTCCTCGCTCCCGCCCCCTCCCGAGCCCCAAACCCTAGCCTTACTACAAGAACCCTCCTCCCCTCCGCCGCTGCCCCCCGACCCCGACCGGGAGACCACTAACGCCAAGGGGGTCTCCGTTGACCTACTCAAGCTTGCGGGATTGGTGGACCCCTACGACGCCGAGCTGCACAGGCGGACAGCCGGGATGGCTTCCGACACCGAGCTGCAGGGTTTTATCGACAGCCTCGCAGGGAAGTGGGTCAGCCAGAGGCAGCGGAGGAAGTATGTGGACGCCTCCTTCTTTGGAGATCACCTCCCTCGCGGTTGGAAGCTGCAGCTCGGGCTCAAGCGGAAAGGGGGATCCATCTGGTTGCGTTGCTTCAGCTACGTGAG CCCCAAGGGAAGTCATTTTTCTACTTGCAAGGATGTTTCTGCATACCTCATGGCACTTCTTGGGTATCCAGAGCTCAAACCAGCCACTAATAAGTATGAAAGCACAGGACAACCTTACTCGAGTGCTAACGATGGTGATGATAGT GCTTTATGTTTTCAAGATCAAATTGGTTCAATTATGGACAAGACGAATGTGCATTCAATTTCTTCTCTTACCTTCTCCAGCTATTCCAGTGATCCAAATGATGTGAATGAAAGGAACTTAAACAAAGCAAATGTTTATCAATGCCAGAAATGCAATTTGACTTTCGGTGACCGGACTTCATATGCGCAACACCATTTGGCGTATCATGAAATGAGTGTTAAGAGGCGTAGGACTGGCAAGTTTGGTGAGCCAGTAGTAGGGAAAGATGGAAAATTTGAATGCCCTATTTGTCATAAGACCTTTGAGGAGGAACCACAGTACTTTGGTCATGTCGGATCTCATGCAAGATATGAAGGTTTAGCTCCTGAAGCATTCTTGGATAAGGCTACTTCCAGAAGGGCAGCTAATGATTCATTGGCAGAAATTCCATTTAGCCTTCAGGAATTGACTGAATCACATGGACAGAACAACAAGGTTTCTTATGGTGAAAAGGGTTTTCAGCACCACAATCATTCAAATAAACATGGTGATAATAACCTTACAGCCATTGATCTTTTTGGTACAAATTATTCGGATAATTTCATCAGGCCAAATAAAACTTGGGGTAGTCCTGAAGAGGGACCTTCCTGTAATGATGCTCCAAGTGTATCTAGATATACAAATTTTACAGGCCATGCTGATGTGATAGTTTCAGAAAGGGCATCAATCTCCAATAATCAATCTGTTAGCAACATTAATGGCTTTATATTTAGTGATCAGCCGGGAGGTAACCATGTTGTCAGACCTACTGCCTCTGTAACAGCCAATCATTATGAGGACCAGATTATTGATCGTGGCAGGGCTGCTCCGAATGCTGACAATAATACTGTGAAAGCAAGAGATGTCAACCTTAATTCATGTGCAAGTGCAAGTACAATATCTTTCCCTATTGCTTATGCAAATAATGAAACATCAGCTGCCCTTAATGAAGCTAATCGGTCATCTTCTACTGCCAAATGTTTTAGTGGCAGTTTTAATAACAACGATGGTGCATGTAGTGCGTCTTCCTCTTGTGGACCAACCAATAAAATATCTAGTTCATTTGGCACATCAAGCAAAACCCAAGCTGCTGGCTCCAGAAGCATTGGTGCAAGCTATGAACCTTATGGTGAAGATTGTAGTGCCCTTAAAGCTAACCCTTTTGCCAGCAAGAACAATACCTCAGTGTATCAGTACAATTTGGCCACACAGCCTGTCTATGCAGTGGCAGCTAGGGCAGATTGTTTTGCTTCTGGTTCAGAGCAGACAAAAAACAGTGATAAAGAACTTGCATCCAGTGCCAAGCAACGGATTGATAACGTGGAGAACAGAACAAGTAAAGAAGCAGGATTTGTCGCGGAAGCTTATAATAGTGGTGCTTTTAATGGTGGTATTACCGAAAAGGGTTTTGCACAGATCAGTAACAGTTTTACTCACATAAAGTCCAATGCTTCTGGCTCTTGTTCACTACCTGAATCAAAAACTCCAACAAATGGAAGTGATAGCAACTGCATCAAGGGCTCTTTGGTTAATAGAGGTGATGATAGCTTCACAAAGGTCTCAATTGTCAATAGACCCATCAACAACAATGAATCAAATGTAGCTAGACTTGAGGCGATGGGAAAGTTGAATGATGAGATGCAAAACCGCTATAACTATCATGCTCCTGGTATTGACCCTCATGTTGCAGCTAGTGCTAGCCGGAATGCCAATGGTTTTATGCCTATGCAGGCCAATTTTGGTTGCATGTCCTCTACAGTTCAATCTGTTGTTGATGTTTCAGTATCCAGCACATCTCAAGATCAG TGTGATTTGCAACTTGGATTTGGTGCACAGAAGCAGCAGATATTTTCTAACCATGGAGAGCTTAGAACGGCTACACCTGGATCCCCTCTGCCTGGGAGCATTGCCAGAAAAGATTCTGTACCCACTGAACCCTCACATTTTGGGAGCATGAATGGACCTAAATCTTTTCCCACTGGAACATCTCAGTTTGGGGGCTTTGCAAAGCCTACTTTTGTGCCTGCTGCGCCTTCTCAGTTTGGGAGCATGGCTCAAGCTAATTATGTACATTCTGCTCAATCCTCCCAATTCACAAGCTGGGTTCAACCGAATTCTATTCCTCCCGCTGAATCCTCTCAGTTTGGAAGCAAAGCCCAATCTAGTTCTGTGCCCCCTGCTAATACCTCTCAGTTCAGGGGCATGGCTGGACAAAATTCTGTACCTCCTGCTCAGTCTTTTGGGAGCACGGTTCGACCAAATTATGTAACTCCAGAATCCTCACAGTTTGGGAGCATGGCCAGACCAAATTCTGTCCCTCCACAGTATGTTAACATGCCCAGCCAAAATTTTGTGAGCTCATCCGAGCCAACACTGGTTTTGGGGTATGCACCACAGATTGGAAGTGGCCCTCCACCTCAAGTACAGTTAGGATGGGATTTGTCCTTGCCAAGGATGGTTACTGGCGGCAGCATGGTCACTTGTTTATGTATATGGTGCAACAGTCAGTTCCATCATTTTGGCCCTGTTGATGGACAGCAGCCCAGTTCTTTTGGCTTCATTTGCCCCACCTGTAAAGATAGGATGTCTGGTCATCACAGTGTGCCCAACAATGGTTCATGGCAGCCTTGA
- the LOC103641404 gene encoding uncharacterized protein isoform X1: MATELLPVVDLRALSQPDLDALAAASAHALAPRTCHEADPLPPLKIDRAVFNESAGSRKQTFSRRRLGAAASASSSSLSSARHTSSAQSSAGRKIDPESDLVAYHLRRLFVHDDSSLPPPPEPQTLALLQEPSSPPPLPPDPDRETTNAKGVSVDLLKLAGLVDPYDAELHRRTAGMASDTELQGFIDSLAGKWVSQRQRRKYVDASFFGDHLPRGWKLQLGLKRKGGSIWLRCFSYVSPKGSHFSTCKDVSAYLMALLGYPELKPATNKYESTGQPYSSANDGDDSALCFQDQIGSIMDKTNVHSISSLTFSSYSSDPNDVNERNLNKANVYQCQKCNLTFGDRTSYAQHHLAYHEMSVKRRRTGKFGEPVVGKDGKFECPICHKTFEEEPQYFGHVGSHARYEGLAPEAFLDKATSRRAANDSLAEIPFSLQELTESHGQNNKVSYGEKGFQHHNHSNKHGDNNLTAIDLFGTNYSDNFIRPNKTWGSPEEGPSCNDAPSVSRYTNFTGHADVIVSERASISNNQSVSNINGFIFSDQPGGNHVVRPTASVTANHYEDQIIDRGRAAPNADNNTVKARDVNLNSCASASTISFPIAYANNETSAALNEANRSSSTAKCFSGSFNNNDGACSASSSCGPTNKISSSFGTSSKTQAAGSRSIGASYEPYGEDCSALKANPFASKNNTSVYQYNLATQPVYAVAARADCFASGSEQTKNSDKELASSAKQRIDNVENRTSKEAGFVAEAYNSGAFNGGITEKGFAQISNSFTHIKSNASGSCSLPESKTPTNGSDSNCIKGSLVNRGDDSFTKVSIVNRPINNNESNVARLEAMGKLNDEMQNRYNYHAPGIDPHVAASASRNANGFMPMQANFGCMSSTVQSVVDVSVSSTSQDQQCDLQLGFGAQKQQIFSNHGELRTATPGSPLPGSIARKDSVPTEPSHFGSMNGPKSFPTGTSQFGGFAKPTFVPAAPSQFGSMAQANYVHSAQSSQFTSWVQPNSIPPAESSQFGSKAQSSSVPPANTSQFRGMAGQNSVPPAQSFGSTVRPNYVTPESSQFGSMARPNSVPPQYVNMPSQNFVSSSEPTLVLGYAPQIGSGPPPQVQLGWDLSLPRMVTGGSMVTCLCIWCNSQFHHFGPVDGQQPSSFGFICPTCKDRMSGHHSVPNNGSWQP; encoded by the exons ATGGCGACGGAGCTGCTCCCCGTGGTGGACCTTCGGGCGCTCTCGCAGCCCGACCTGGACGCCCTCGCCGCCGCCTCCGCGCACGCCCTCGCGCCGCGGACCTGCCACGAGGCCGACCCGCTTCCGCCCCTCAAGATCGATCGCGCCGTCTTCAACGAGAGCGCCGGTTCCCGGAAGCAGACCTTCTCCCGCCGCCGCCTCGGCGCTGccgcctccgcctcctcctcctcgctCTCGTCCGCCCGTCACACATCGTCCGCGCAGTCGTCCGCCGGGCGGAAGATCGACCCCGAGAGCGACCTCGTCGCGTACCACCTCCGCCGCCTCTTCGTCCACGATGACTCCTCGCTCCCGCCCCCTCCCGAGCCCCAAACCCTAGCCTTACTACAAGAACCCTCCTCCCCTCCGCCGCTGCCCCCCGACCCCGACCGGGAGACCACTAACGCCAAGGGGGTCTCCGTTGACCTACTCAAGCTTGCGGGATTGGTGGACCCCTACGACGCCGAGCTGCACAGGCGGACAGCCGGGATGGCTTCCGACACCGAGCTGCAGGGTTTTATCGACAGCCTCGCAGGGAAGTGGGTCAGCCAGAGGCAGCGGAGGAAGTATGTGGACGCCTCCTTCTTTGGAGATCACCTCCCTCGCGGTTGGAAGCTGCAGCTCGGGCTCAAGCGGAAAGGGGGATCCATCTGGTTGCGTTGCTTCAGCTACGTGAG CCCCAAGGGAAGTCATTTTTCTACTTGCAAGGATGTTTCTGCATACCTCATGGCACTTCTTGGGTATCCAGAGCTCAAACCAGCCACTAATAAGTATGAAAGCACAGGACAACCTTACTCGAGTGCTAACGATGGTGATGATAGT GCTTTATGTTTTCAAGATCAAATTGGTTCAATTATGGACAAGACGAATGTGCATTCAATTTCTTCTCTTACCTTCTCCAGCTATTCCAGTGATCCAAATGATGTGAATGAAAGGAACTTAAACAAAGCAAATGTTTATCAATGCCAGAAATGCAATTTGACTTTCGGTGACCGGACTTCATATGCGCAACACCATTTGGCGTATCATGAAATGAGTGTTAAGAGGCGTAGGACTGGCAAGTTTGGTGAGCCAGTAGTAGGGAAAGATGGAAAATTTGAATGCCCTATTTGTCATAAGACCTTTGAGGAGGAACCACAGTACTTTGGTCATGTCGGATCTCATGCAAGATATGAAGGTTTAGCTCCTGAAGCATTCTTGGATAAGGCTACTTCCAGAAGGGCAGCTAATGATTCATTGGCAGAAATTCCATTTAGCCTTCAGGAATTGACTGAATCACATGGACAGAACAACAAGGTTTCTTATGGTGAAAAGGGTTTTCAGCACCACAATCATTCAAATAAACATGGTGATAATAACCTTACAGCCATTGATCTTTTTGGTACAAATTATTCGGATAATTTCATCAGGCCAAATAAAACTTGGGGTAGTCCTGAAGAGGGACCTTCCTGTAATGATGCTCCAAGTGTATCTAGATATACAAATTTTACAGGCCATGCTGATGTGATAGTTTCAGAAAGGGCATCAATCTCCAATAATCAATCTGTTAGCAACATTAATGGCTTTATATTTAGTGATCAGCCGGGAGGTAACCATGTTGTCAGACCTACTGCCTCTGTAACAGCCAATCATTATGAGGACCAGATTATTGATCGTGGCAGGGCTGCTCCGAATGCTGACAATAATACTGTGAAAGCAAGAGATGTCAACCTTAATTCATGTGCAAGTGCAAGTACAATATCTTTCCCTATTGCTTATGCAAATAATGAAACATCAGCTGCCCTTAATGAAGCTAATCGGTCATCTTCTACTGCCAAATGTTTTAGTGGCAGTTTTAATAACAACGATGGTGCATGTAGTGCGTCTTCCTCTTGTGGACCAACCAATAAAATATCTAGTTCATTTGGCACATCAAGCAAAACCCAAGCTGCTGGCTCCAGAAGCATTGGTGCAAGCTATGAACCTTATGGTGAAGATTGTAGTGCCCTTAAAGCTAACCCTTTTGCCAGCAAGAACAATACCTCAGTGTATCAGTACAATTTGGCCACACAGCCTGTCTATGCAGTGGCAGCTAGGGCAGATTGTTTTGCTTCTGGTTCAGAGCAGACAAAAAACAGTGATAAAGAACTTGCATCCAGTGCCAAGCAACGGATTGATAACGTGGAGAACAGAACAAGTAAAGAAGCAGGATTTGTCGCGGAAGCTTATAATAGTGGTGCTTTTAATGGTGGTATTACCGAAAAGGGTTTTGCACAGATCAGTAACAGTTTTACTCACATAAAGTCCAATGCTTCTGGCTCTTGTTCACTACCTGAATCAAAAACTCCAACAAATGGAAGTGATAGCAACTGCATCAAGGGCTCTTTGGTTAATAGAGGTGATGATAGCTTCACAAAGGTCTCAATTGTCAATAGACCCATCAACAACAATGAATCAAATGTAGCTAGACTTGAGGCGATGGGAAAGTTGAATGATGAGATGCAAAACCGCTATAACTATCATGCTCCTGGTATTGACCCTCATGTTGCAGCTAGTGCTAGCCGGAATGCCAATGGTTTTATGCCTATGCAGGCCAATTTTGGTTGCATGTCCTCTACAGTTCAATCTGTTGTTGATGTTTCAGTATCCAGCACATCTCAAGATCAG CAGTGTGATTTGCAACTTGGATTTGGTGCACAGAAGCAGCAGATATTTTCTAACCATGGAGAGCTTAGAACGGCTACACCTGGATCCCCTCTGCCTGGGAGCATTGCCAGAAAAGATTCTGTACCCACTGAACCCTCACATTTTGGGAGCATGAATGGACCTAAATCTTTTCCCACTGGAACATCTCAGTTTGGGGGCTTTGCAAAGCCTACTTTTGTGCCTGCTGCGCCTTCTCAGTTTGGGAGCATGGCTCAAGCTAATTATGTACATTCTGCTCAATCCTCCCAATTCACAAGCTGGGTTCAACCGAATTCTATTCCTCCCGCTGAATCCTCTCAGTTTGGAAGCAAAGCCCAATCTAGTTCTGTGCCCCCTGCTAATACCTCTCAGTTCAGGGGCATGGCTGGACAAAATTCTGTACCTCCTGCTCAGTCTTTTGGGAGCACGGTTCGACCAAATTATGTAACTCCAGAATCCTCACAGTTTGGGAGCATGGCCAGACCAAATTCTGTCCCTCCACAGTATGTTAACATGCCCAGCCAAAATTTTGTGAGCTCATCCGAGCCAACACTGGTTTTGGGGTATGCACCACAGATTGGAAGTGGCCCTCCACCTCAAGTACAGTTAGGATGGGATTTGTCCTTGCCAAGGATGGTTACTGGCGGCAGCATGGTCACTTGTTTATGTATATGGTGCAACAGTCAGTTCCATCATTTTGGCCCTGTTGATGGACAGCAGCCCAGTTCTTTTGGCTTCATTTGCCCCACCTGTAAAGATAGGATGTCTGGTCATCACAGTGTGCCCAACAATGGTTCATGGCAGCCTTGA